Proteins from a single region of Phyllopteryx taeniolatus isolate TA_2022b chromosome 10, UOR_Ptae_1.2, whole genome shotgun sequence:
- the arr3b gene encoding arrestin 3b, retinal (X-arrestin), with amino-acid sequence MSKVFKKTSGNGHIALYLGKRDFVDNVDSVEVVDGVVKVDPSGLDGRKVFIYLACAFRYGSEDLDVIGLSCRKDIWINRVQIYPPTDGNATQSPMQESLMKKVGEQGCPFAFQMPTNIPCSVSLQPGPNDAGKACGVDFEVKAYIANEANSATETIEKKDTCRLMIRKIQFAPTKNNDGPKAEITKQFMMSDKPVHMEASLDKEVYYHGDPITVNVKVNNETTKVVKKIKIIVEQLTNVMLYSSDTYTKPVCTEEFGETINANSTFQKSFQVTPLLANNKEKRGLSVDGQLKDEDTNLASTTLSQDNKEMQGIVVSYKIKVNLMVSGGGLLGGLTSSDVTVELPLTLMSPKPAEV; translated from the exons ATGTCAAA AGTTTTCAAGAAGACCAGCGGCAATGGGCAT ATTGCCTTGTACTTGGGGAAAAGAGACTTTGTGGACAATGTGGATTCAGTGGAAGTGGTTG ATGGAGTTGTTAAAGTCGACCCTTCTGGACTTGATGGCAGAAAAG TATTCATATACCTTGCTTGTGCCTTCCGTTATGGAAGTGAGGATTTGGACGTGATTGGGCTGTCCTGCAGGAAAGATATCTGGATAAATCGTGTTCAGATCTATCCGCCCACAGATGGCAATGCAACACAATCACCAATGCAGGAATCCCTCATGAAGAAGGTCGGCGAGCAAGGGTGTCCCTTTGCCTTCCAG ATGCCAACAAACATCCCCTGCTCCGTTTCCTTACAGCCTGGACCAAATGACGCTGGCAAG GCTTGCGGGGTGGACTTTGAGGTTAAAGCGTACATTGCCAATGAAGCAAACAGTGCTACCGAAACCATTGAAAAGAA GGACACTTGTCGCCTGATGATTCGAAAAATCCAGTTTGCACCAACCAAAAACAACGACGGACCGAAGGCTGAAATCACCAAGCAGTTCATGATGTCAGACAAACCCGTTCACATGGAAGCCTCACTTGACAAAGAG GTCTATTACCACGGTGATCCTATCACTGTCAACGTAAAGGTCAACAATGAAACCACTAAAGTTGTGAAGAAAATCAAAATCATAG TTGAGCAGCTGACAAATGTGATGCTATATTCGTCTGACACTTACACAAAGCCTGTATGCACAGAGGAGTTTGG AGAGACAATTAACGCCAactccacattccaaaagtcTTTCCAAGTGACCCCGCTCCTGGCCAACAACAAAGAGAAGCGAGGACTGTCAGTGGACGGGCAGCTAAAAGACGAGGACACAAACCTGGCGTCCACTACCTT GAGTCAGGATAATAAGGAGATGCAAGGAATTGTCGTGTCCTACAAAATTAAAGTCAACCTAATGGTGTCTGGTGGAGG CCTGCTGGGGGGGCTGACATCGAG TGACGTCACAGTGGAACTCCCTTTGACGCTGATGTCCCCAAAGCCAGCAG AAGTGTAA